Proteins from one Salarias fasciatus chromosome 14, fSalaFa1.1, whole genome shotgun sequence genomic window:
- the bicra gene encoding BRD4-interacting chromatin-remodeling complex-associated protein isoform X5, whose amino-acid sequence MDDEDGRCLLDVICDPEALNDFLHGSETHLDTDDLLDGSSDPSSSFFSTTGGHVPEVQPAVQLSANESTGLPRVSVDLDFLEDDDILGGSPGGEGGSNGIGTNHEPCDILQQSLAEANITEQSLQEAEAELDLGSFGIPGLTQVVQTLPDASLSGAGGTAVGVGIGVGGTAAIFPGSAPNATVTPPNATADMLGSVLAQQGLQIQPQVMNKAISVQPFMQPVGLGNVTLQSISSIQALSNGGQSGHLGIGQIQVVGQPTVMTINQSGQPILAKAMGGYQLHQSGAEVSGAGSQAGLGASGGGLLIQSNKATLGSPALNGPAVCVSSTNSSSGGTMTAPAGLVGFSSTPLSSGIGPQTQTQGQIMQNVIIQRTPTPIQPKPPQGGAIQPKLFKQQPQPQQQSQPQPAPQALQNDAHKALGLQQLPVSAAQNVAFLTGKPGSNVVLSTQATTQGPQFQQTLFKQQAAQASGKPLSVHLLNQPSSIVIPSQTVLQGQNHQFLLPQLQAGGQILTQHPGGHIITSQGPGTQLIANQILTANQNINLGQVLTSQGHPGAAHILSGPIQLQHGQMGTPTLFQMPVSLAQSQNQTQTHTVSGHAQTVIQGMPIQNSLTMLSQVEGLSPAVSLQPALQQQPGGVPSSTGAVTMAQGQPGECVTVLGSSTDQAAHPPQQLVQQSSILAMQPAPSVSTATTVPSSSPSMSVPTSSSVTAVGLVPPQAQHSPGRLLFTNQGSSMILSQESLQMFLQQVPSSGQQQPLKIQNMSPSPALTSHAAAPPVAESPQPSQSPLTLSQQIQSPHHQQQSRPPSQPQPQPQTPSRSCTPSSHPPLFIVHNQIAESPQPAAQGQPQQTPPQQAHIQVQLQPQPRPASQPAPYQQDMPPMSQSPKPPPAPPAQHQFTAPPVSVCATAVVKTQLPIQGLTSDQQHHLQIIAAQIQTLSSIAQPSPQQKQLLEKLHQVQHSIMIQAKQPPQPQPQPQPQPQPQPQATSQFSSQQGVPVDKVVIASSASAAAPAPLPSMLQPTSVLVKTPATASSDLQVFSGGQGPAGAMVNQTVTPASLTQPVQVQPKPGVISSVGGMTLGKGGMQIQVLGGNLTQMPAPQPPAPVQTQTTTMKMPFSAEPSKEARMLEQLRKHQGSALHPNYSAPFHSFEDTLHRLLPYHLYQGTANSSQDYQRVDDEFERVSCQLLKRTQAMLDKYRYLLFAESKQRLGPSAEMVMIDRMFIQEEKIALNQDKVLAKERPEEFVANVRMLESVLSQKKSSPAEPTPASTGVSSAAAAPAPAAPAPAPLPNVTPNPAPAPTPAPAPAPASLPPAASAPPAAPSVSPFPPTKLVIKQGGGGASVSWSSSCPPPPAAAAKPATEPTGQSSSFSRPPSASSSFSSSGSKAAADDDDALPQRTSKPPIKTYEARRRIGLKLKIKQDQTGFSKVVHNTALDPVHTPQPQPSSQSAAQQQTQPEAAGPHAKPRPLSTPPPSVIRTQSPVCTASSGLSVTISTSQSNAPSRGSNPSSAAPSSSSSSSSSTQMNGTLDHHDTAGLKHNPSSTATPSQTTCRLPLRKTYRENISPRVRPGVPGGGDESLSYPRTTPSPPRHEASTPPSERTVIASVKVEKRDREALHARTEASHDGGRLGGAVQGLSEMDEVFNRGIKTAQHHHLPQFLDREGAKERAEEHTDQETDVSTFKRLSGKNRHRVGGTFRMDQHAPGPPSPESSFARDSLLPAKRCKSDSPDMDNASFSSGSPPDDSLNEHLQCAIDSILNLQQEPSARGHHIKGGGRSHQHQSQRAGGSASSSHRSAAPPPSSASASSSLAQHPQVGGRGHNGSLVPQTQSR is encoded by the exons ATGGATGATGAAGACGGCAGGTGCCTTCTAGATGTAATTTG TGACCCAGAAGCTCTCAATGACTTTCTTCATGGATCTGAGACCCAT TTGGACACTGACGACCTTTTGGATGGTTCGAGTGACCCCTCCAGCTCGTTCTTCTCTACCACTGGG GGCCATGTTCCAGAGGTCCAGCCGGCGGTCCAGTTGTCGGCCAACGAGTCGACGGGCCTCCCCAGAGTCAGTGTTGACCTGGACTTCCTGGAAGATGATGACATCCTGGGAGGATCCCCGGGTGGAGAAGGTGGGAGCAATGGCATTGGGACGAACCACGAGCCGTGCGACatcctgcagcagagcctggctGAAGCCAACATCACAGAGCAAAGCCTACAGGAGGCCGAGGCTGAGCTGGACCTGGGCTCCTTTGGAATTCCAGGCCTCACACAAGTGGTTCAGACGCTGCCCGATGCCAGCCTCTCTGGGGCGGGAGGCACTGCGGTTGGTGTAGGCATCGGTGTCGGGGGGACAGCAGCGATTTTCCCTGGATCAGCCCCGAACGCCACGGTGACCCCCCCAAACGCGACAGCTGACATGCTGGGATCGGTGCTCGCTCAGCAGGGCCTTCAGATCCAACCCCAAGTCATGAACAAGGCCATTAGCGTTCAGCCTTTTATGCAGCCCGTGGGCCTGGGAAATGTGACACTTCAATCCATTTCGAGTATCCAAGCTCTTTCAAACGGAGGTCAGTCTGGACATTTGGGGATCGGACAGATTCAGGTTGTGGGTCAGCCTACAGTCATGACTATCAATCAGTCTGGGCAACCAATCCTGGCTAAGGCCATGGGTGGCTACCAGCTGCACCAATCTGGAGCAGAGGTTTCAGGAGCTGGTTCTCAGGCAGGGCTTGGAGCCTCGGGAGGTGGACTTTTGATCCAAAGCAACAAGGCCACTTTGGGATCTCCAGCTTTAAATGGACCTGCCGTTTGTGTCAGTAGCACGAACAGCAGCAGTGGTGGTACAATGACTGCTCCCGCTGGGCTTGTGGGCTTTAGCAGCACCCCTCTAAGTTCAGGAATTGGACCCCAGACGCAAACCCAAGGCCAAATCATGCAAAACGTGATCATCCAGAGGACACCGACACCCATTCAGCCTAAACCCCCACAGGGGGGAGCCATCCAACCGAAGCTCTTTAAACAGCAACCacagccgcagcagcagtcccagCCACAGCCAGCGCCCCAAGCCCTGCAAAATGATGCCCATAAGGCTCTtgggctgcagcagctcccagtttctgctgctcagaatgTCGCCTTCCTGACAGGAAAGCCAGGCTCAAATGTTGTCCTGAGTACACAAGCCACAACACAAGGCCCTCAGTTTCAACAAACCTTGTTCAAGCAACAAGCAGCACAAGCGTCTGGAAAGCCTCTGAGTGTACATTTATTAAACCAACCGAGCAGCATCGTTATTCCCTCTCAGACTGTTCTACAAGGTCAAAACCACCAGTTTCTCTTGCCGCAGCTACAGGCGGGTGGACAGATCCTCACGCAGCACCCTGGGGGCCACATCATCACTAGTCAGGGGCCTGGTACACAACTCATTGCAAACCAGATTTTAACTGCAAACCAGAACATCAATTTGGGTCAGGTGTTGACTTCACAGGGCCATCCTGGTGCTGCCCACATCCTCTCCGGACCCATTCAGCTACAACATGGCCAGATGGGCACGCCCACACTCTTTCAGATGCCCGTTTCGTTGGCTCAGAGTCAAAATCAGACACAGACCCACACTGTCTCAGGTCATGCCCAGACAGTCATACAGGGCATGCCCATCCAGAACTCCCTGACCATGCTGAGTCAAGTGGAGGGCCTGAGTCCTGCCGTCAGCCTTCAGCccgccctgcagcagcagcccggtGGAGTCCCCAGCAGCACGGGAGCCGTAACCATGGCTCAAGGCCAGCCCGGAGAGTGCGTTACCGTGCTGGGAAGCTCCACGGACCAGGCTGCTCATCCTCCTCAGCAGCTTGTACAGCAGTCATCGATCCTCGCCATGCAACCGGCTCCCTCTGTGTCCACAGCGACCACAgttccctcctcttctccgtcCATGTCTGTTCCCACCTCCTCTTCCGTCACAGCGGTGGGGCTGGTCCCCCCTCAGGCTCAGCACAGTCCGGGAAGGTTACTGTTCACCAACCAAGGGTCCAGCATGATCCTGAGCCAGGAGTCTCTGCAGATGTTCCTGCAACAG GTTCCCTCCAGTGGACAGCAACAGCCCCTGAAGATCCAGAACATGTCCCCCTCGCCAGCCTTGACGTCGCACGCCGCCGCGCCCCCGGTGGCGGAAAGCCCCCAGCCCTCGCAGTCCCCTCTCACCCTGAGCCAGCAGATCCAGTCACCGCACCATCAGCAGCAGTCGCGTCCCCCGTCCCAGCCTCAGCCGCAGCCCCAAACCCCCTCTCGCTCGTGCACGCCTTCATCTCACCCCCCACTCTTTATTGTCCATAACCAAATCGCGGAGTCCCCTCAACCCGCCGCCCAAGGCCAGCCCCAGCAAACGCCGCCCCAGCAGGCGCACATTCAAGTTCAGCTGCAGCCCCAGCCGCGGCCGGCTTCTCAGCCCGCCCCTTATCAACAGGATATGCCTCCCATGTCGCAGTCGCCCAAGCCTCCTCCCGCACCGCCGGCGCAGCACCAGTTCACTGCGCCTCCTGTCAGCGTTTGCGCCACCGCCGTCGTGAAGACCCAGCTTCCCATCCAGGGCCTGACGTCGGAtcagcagcaccacctgcagATAATAGCAGCACAAATTCAGACTCTGTCGTCCATCGCTCAGCCGTCGCCTcagcagaaacagctgctggagaagctgcaccAG GTCCAGCATAGCATCATGATCCAAGCCAAGCAGCCCccccagcctcagcctcagcctcagcctcagcctcagcctcagcctcaagCCACCAGTCAGTTCAGTTCCCAGCAAGGTGTGCCTGTTGATAAAGTGGTGATCGCATCATCCGCCAGCGCTGCTGCTCCCGCTCCGCTCCCCTCAATGCTGCAGCCGACGTCAGTGCTCGTTAAAACTCCTGCTACAG catcaaGTGACTTACAGGTATTCTCAGGAGGCCAAGGGCCAGCTGGAGCAATGGTGAATCAGACTGTCACTCCTGCCAGCCTTACTCAGCCTGTACAG GTTCAGCCAAAGCCAGGAGTGATCAGCTCAGTGGGGGGGATGACTCTGGGGAAAGGTGGGATGCAGATACAGGTGTTGGGAGGTAACCTGACTCAAatgcctgctccacagcccccAGCTCCCGTGCAAACTCAG ACGACAACAATGAAAATGCCTTTCAGTGCAGAGCCCAGTAAAGAAGCCAG GATGCTTGAACAGCTAAGAAAACATCAGGGTTCAGCGCTTCATCCAAACTACAGTGCTCCTTTCCACTCTTTCGAGGACACACTGCACAGACTGCTGCCTTACCATCTCTACCAGGGAACTGCCAACTCTTCTCAAGACTATCAAAGAG TGGATGATGAGTTTGAGAGGGTCTCATGCCAGCTGTTGAAAAGGACCCAGGCCATGCTGGATAAATATCGTTACTTGCTCTTTGCGGAGTCAAAA CAGAGACTGGGCCCCTCGGCAGAGATGGTGATGATCGACCGGATGTTCattcaggaggagaagatcgcTTTAAATCAGGACAAGGTTCTGGCCAAGGAGAGACCAG AGGAGTTTGTGGCAAACGTGCGAATGTTGGAGAGCGTCCTCTCTCAAAAGAAATCATCACCTGCTGAACCCACGCCAGCGAGTACCGGcgtctcttctgctgctgctgctcctgcacccgCTGCCCCCGCCCCGGCCCCCCTCCCCAACGTTACCCCGAATCCTGCCCCCGCCCcgactccagctccagctccagctcccgcctccctgccccctgctgcttcagctcccCCTGCCGCCCCGTCCGTTTCCCCTTTCCCCCCAACCAAGCTGGTCATCAAgcagggagggggcggagcttctgtgtcctggtccagcagctgccccccgcctccagctgcagcagccaagCCGGCGACCGAACCCACCGGCCAGAGCTCCTCTTTCAGCCGTCCTCCATCAGCatcctcctcgttctcctcctcgGGCTCTAAAGCGGCGGCCGACGACGACGACGCCCTGCCGCAGCGAACCAGCAAGCCCCCCATTAAGACCTACGAGGCCCGCAGGAGAATCGGCTTGAAGTTGAAGATCAAGCAGGATCAGACTGGGTTCAGTAAGGTGGTCCACAACACTGCCTTAGATCCGGTGCACACACCTCAACCTCAGCCGAGCAGCCAGTCGGCGGCGCAGCAGCAGACTCAGCCGGAAGCCGCTGGACCACATGCAAAGCCCCGCCCTTTGTCGACCCCCCCTCCCTCGGTCATCAGAACTCAGTCCCCCGTATGCACTGCTTCATCCGGGTTATCGGTCACGATATCAACCTCTCAGTCTAACGCACCGTCGAGAGGCAGCAATCCCTCCAGCGCAGcgccatcctcctcctcctcctcctcctcctccacgcaGATGAACGGGACGCTGGATCACCACGACACGGCCGGGTTGAAACACAACCCCTCCTCCACTGCCACCCCCTCACAGACAACCTGCCGCCTGCCCCTCCGAAAGACCTACCGGGAAAACATCAGCCCCCGGGTCCGGCCCGGCGTCCCGGGCGGCGGCGACGAGAGTCTGTCCTACCCCAGAACCACGCCGTCGCCCCCCAGGCACGaggcctccacccctccctcagAGCGAACAGTGATAGCCAGCGTGAAGGTGGAGAAAAGAGACAGGGAGGCCCTGCACGCTCGCACGGAGGCGAGCCACGACGGGGGCCGCCTGGGCGGCGCCGTGCAGGGGCTGAGCGAAATGGACGAGGTCTTTAACCGCGGGATTAAAACCGCTCAACACCACCACCTCCCGCAGTTCCTCGACAGGGAGGGCGCCAAGGAGAGGGCGGAGGAGCACACAGACCAAGAGACAGATGTAAGTACTTTTAAAAGATTGAGCGGAAAAAATAGACACAGGGTGGGGGGGACGTTTAGGAtggaccagcatgcacctggGCCTCCGTCCCCGGAGTCCTCCTTCGCTCGAGACTCTTTGCTTCCTGCCAAACGTTGCAAGTCGGACTCTCCTGACATGGACAATGCCAGCTTCTCCAGCGGCAGCCCTCCGGACGACTCTCTGAACGAGCACCTGCAGTGCGCCATCGACAGCAtcctgaacctgcagcaggagccCTCGGCCCGCGGGCACCACATCAAAGGGGGCGGCAGGTCCCACCAACACCAAAGTCAGCGGGCGGGGGGCTCGGCGTCCTCGTCCCACAGGTctgcggccccgcccccttcctcGGCCTCTGCGTCGTCCTCGTTGGCCCAGCACCCTCAGGTCGGCGGCCGCGGCCACAACGGCAGCCTGGTGCCCCAGACTCAGAGCAGATAA
- the bicra gene encoding BRD4-interacting chromatin-remodeling complex-associated protein isoform X1, with translation MDDEDGRCLLDVICDPEALNDFLHGSETHLDTDDLLDGSSDPSSSFFSTTGGHVPEVQPAVQLSANESTGLPRVSVDLDFLEDDDILGGSPGGEGGSNGIGTNHEPCDILQQSLAEANITEQSLQEAEAELDLGSFGIPGLTQVVQTLPDASLSGAGGTAVGVGIGVGGTAAIFPGSAPNATVTPPNATADMLGSVLAQQGLQIQPQVMNKAISVQPFMQPVGLGNVTLQSISSIQALSNGGQSGHLGIGQIQVVGQPTVMTINQSGQPILAKAMGGYQLHQSGAEVSGAGSQAGLGASGGGLLIQSNKATLGSPALNGPAVCVSSTNSSSGGTMTAPAGLVGFSSTPLSSGIGPQTQTQGQIMQNVIIQRTPTPIQPKPPQGGAIQPKLFKQQPQPQQQSQPQPAPQALQNDAHKALGLQQLPVSAAQNVAFLTGKPGSNVVLSTQATTQGPQFQQTLFKQQAAQASGKPLSVHLLNQPSSIVIPSQTVLQGQNHQFLLPQLQAGGQILTQHPGGHIITSQGPGTQLIANQILTANQNINLGQVLTSQGHPGAAHILSGPIQLQHGQMGTPTLFQMPVSLAQSQNQTQTHTVSGHAQTVIQGMPIQNSLTMLSQVEGLSPAVSLQPALQQQPGGVPSSTGAVTMAQGQPGECVTVLGSSTDQAAHPPQQLVQQSSILAMQPAPSVSTATTVPSSSPSMSVPTSSSVTAVGLVPPQAQHSPGRLLFTNQGSSMILSQESLQMFLQQEQHHQTENESTPSVGVPASVIVSSNSVTTPAPAVHDSQLTDSWVGQSHSPSPGPSPMTTVGKQVPSSGQQQPLKIQNMSPSPALTSHAAAPPVAESPQPSQSPLTLSQQIQSPHHQQQSRPPSQPQPQPQTPSRSCTPSSHPPLFIVHNQIAESPQPAAQGQPQQTPPQQAHIQVQLQPQPRPASQPAPYQQDMPPMSQSPKPPPAPPAQHQFTAPPVSVCATAVVKTQLPIQGLTSDQQHHLQIIAAQIQTLSSIAQPSPQQKQLLEKLHQVQHSIMIQAKQPPQPQPQPQPQPQPQPQATSQFSSQQGVPVDKVVIASSASAAAPAPLPSMLQPTSVLVKTPATASSDLQVFSGGQGPAGAMVNQTVTPASLTQPVQVQPKPGVISSVGGMTLGKGGMQIQVLGGNLTQMPAPQPPAPVQTQTTTMKMPFSAEPSKEARMLEQLRKHQGSALHPNYSAPFHSFEDTLHRLLPYHLYQGTANSSQDYQRVDDEFERVSCQLLKRTQAMLDKYRYLLFAESKQRLGPSAEMVMIDRMFIQEEKIALNQDKVLAKERPEEFVANVRMLESVLSQKKSSPAEPTPASTGVSSAAAAPAPAAPAPAPLPNVTPNPAPAPTPAPAPAPASLPPAASAPPAAPSVSPFPPTKLVIKQGGGGASVSWSSSCPPPPAAAAKPATEPTGQSSSFSRPPSASSSFSSSGSKAAADDDDALPQRTSKPPIKTYEARRRIGLKLKIKQDQTGFSKVVHNTALDPVHTPQPQPSSQSAAQQQTQPEAAGPHAKPRPLSTPPPSVIRTQSPVCTASSGLSVTISTSQSNAPSRGSNPSSAAPSSSSSSSSSTQMNGTLDHHDTAGLKHNPSSTATPSQTTCRLPLRKTYRENISPRVRPGVPGGGDESLSYPRTTPSPPRHEASTPPSERTVIASVKVEKRDREALHARTEASHDGGRLGGAVQGLSEMDEVFNRGIKTAQHHHLPQFLDREGAKERAEEHTDQETDVSTFKRLSGKNRHRVGGTFRMDQHAPGPPSPESSFARDSLLPAKRCKSDSPDMDNASFSSGSPPDDSLNEHLQCAIDSILNLQQEPSARGHHIKGGGRSHQHQSQRAGGSASSSHRSAAPPPSSASASSSLAQHPQVGGRGHNGSLVPQTQSR, from the exons ATGGATGATGAAGACGGCAGGTGCCTTCTAGATGTAATTTG TGACCCAGAAGCTCTCAATGACTTTCTTCATGGATCTGAGACCCAT TTGGACACTGACGACCTTTTGGATGGTTCGAGTGACCCCTCCAGCTCGTTCTTCTCTACCACTGGG GGCCATGTTCCAGAGGTCCAGCCGGCGGTCCAGTTGTCGGCCAACGAGTCGACGGGCCTCCCCAGAGTCAGTGTTGACCTGGACTTCCTGGAAGATGATGACATCCTGGGAGGATCCCCGGGTGGAGAAGGTGGGAGCAATGGCATTGGGACGAACCACGAGCCGTGCGACatcctgcagcagagcctggctGAAGCCAACATCACAGAGCAAAGCCTACAGGAGGCCGAGGCTGAGCTGGACCTGGGCTCCTTTGGAATTCCAGGCCTCACACAAGTGGTTCAGACGCTGCCCGATGCCAGCCTCTCTGGGGCGGGAGGCACTGCGGTTGGTGTAGGCATCGGTGTCGGGGGGACAGCAGCGATTTTCCCTGGATCAGCCCCGAACGCCACGGTGACCCCCCCAAACGCGACAGCTGACATGCTGGGATCGGTGCTCGCTCAGCAGGGCCTTCAGATCCAACCCCAAGTCATGAACAAGGCCATTAGCGTTCAGCCTTTTATGCAGCCCGTGGGCCTGGGAAATGTGACACTTCAATCCATTTCGAGTATCCAAGCTCTTTCAAACGGAGGTCAGTCTGGACATTTGGGGATCGGACAGATTCAGGTTGTGGGTCAGCCTACAGTCATGACTATCAATCAGTCTGGGCAACCAATCCTGGCTAAGGCCATGGGTGGCTACCAGCTGCACCAATCTGGAGCAGAGGTTTCAGGAGCTGGTTCTCAGGCAGGGCTTGGAGCCTCGGGAGGTGGACTTTTGATCCAAAGCAACAAGGCCACTTTGGGATCTCCAGCTTTAAATGGACCTGCCGTTTGTGTCAGTAGCACGAACAGCAGCAGTGGTGGTACAATGACTGCTCCCGCTGGGCTTGTGGGCTTTAGCAGCACCCCTCTAAGTTCAGGAATTGGACCCCAGACGCAAACCCAAGGCCAAATCATGCAAAACGTGATCATCCAGAGGACACCGACACCCATTCAGCCTAAACCCCCACAGGGGGGAGCCATCCAACCGAAGCTCTTTAAACAGCAACCacagccgcagcagcagtcccagCCACAGCCAGCGCCCCAAGCCCTGCAAAATGATGCCCATAAGGCTCTtgggctgcagcagctcccagtttctgctgctcagaatgTCGCCTTCCTGACAGGAAAGCCAGGCTCAAATGTTGTCCTGAGTACACAAGCCACAACACAAGGCCCTCAGTTTCAACAAACCTTGTTCAAGCAACAAGCAGCACAAGCGTCTGGAAAGCCTCTGAGTGTACATTTATTAAACCAACCGAGCAGCATCGTTATTCCCTCTCAGACTGTTCTACAAGGTCAAAACCACCAGTTTCTCTTGCCGCAGCTACAGGCGGGTGGACAGATCCTCACGCAGCACCCTGGGGGCCACATCATCACTAGTCAGGGGCCTGGTACACAACTCATTGCAAACCAGATTTTAACTGCAAACCAGAACATCAATTTGGGTCAGGTGTTGACTTCACAGGGCCATCCTGGTGCTGCCCACATCCTCTCCGGACCCATTCAGCTACAACATGGCCAGATGGGCACGCCCACACTCTTTCAGATGCCCGTTTCGTTGGCTCAGAGTCAAAATCAGACACAGACCCACACTGTCTCAGGTCATGCCCAGACAGTCATACAGGGCATGCCCATCCAGAACTCCCTGACCATGCTGAGTCAAGTGGAGGGCCTGAGTCCTGCCGTCAGCCTTCAGCccgccctgcagcagcagcccggtGGAGTCCCCAGCAGCACGGGAGCCGTAACCATGGCTCAAGGCCAGCCCGGAGAGTGCGTTACCGTGCTGGGAAGCTCCACGGACCAGGCTGCTCATCCTCCTCAGCAGCTTGTACAGCAGTCATCGATCCTCGCCATGCAACCGGCTCCCTCTGTGTCCACAGCGACCACAgttccctcctcttctccgtcCATGTCTGTTCCCACCTCCTCTTCCGTCACAGCGGTGGGGCTGGTCCCCCCTCAGGCTCAGCACAGTCCGGGAAGGTTACTGTTCACCAACCAAGGGTCCAGCATGATCCTGAGCCAGGAGTCTCTGCAGATGTTCCTGCAACAG GAGCAGCACCATCAAACAGAGAATGAGTCAACCCCCTCTGTGGGCGTTCCGGCGTCTGTAATCGTCAGCAGCAACAGCGTCACTACTCCAGCCCCCGCTGTCCATGACAGCCAATTAACAGACTCATGGGTGGGTCAGAGCCACAGCCCTTCCCCTGGCCCCTCCCCCATGACAACAGTGGGGAAGCAG GTTCCCTCCAGTGGACAGCAACAGCCCCTGAAGATCCAGAACATGTCCCCCTCGCCAGCCTTGACGTCGCACGCCGCCGCGCCCCCGGTGGCGGAAAGCCCCCAGCCCTCGCAGTCCCCTCTCACCCTGAGCCAGCAGATCCAGTCACCGCACCATCAGCAGCAGTCGCGTCCCCCGTCCCAGCCTCAGCCGCAGCCCCAAACCCCCTCTCGCTCGTGCACGCCTTCATCTCACCCCCCACTCTTTATTGTCCATAACCAAATCGCGGAGTCCCCTCAACCCGCCGCCCAAGGCCAGCCCCAGCAAACGCCGCCCCAGCAGGCGCACATTCAAGTTCAGCTGCAGCCCCAGCCGCGGCCGGCTTCTCAGCCCGCCCCTTATCAACAGGATATGCCTCCCATGTCGCAGTCGCCCAAGCCTCCTCCCGCACCGCCGGCGCAGCACCAGTTCACTGCGCCTCCTGTCAGCGTTTGCGCCACCGCCGTCGTGAAGACCCAGCTTCCCATCCAGGGCCTGACGTCGGAtcagcagcaccacctgcagATAATAGCAGCACAAATTCAGACTCTGTCGTCCATCGCTCAGCCGTCGCCTcagcagaaacagctgctggagaagctgcaccAG GTCCAGCATAGCATCATGATCCAAGCCAAGCAGCCCccccagcctcagcctcagcctcagcctcagcctcagcctcagcctcaagCCACCAGTCAGTTCAGTTCCCAGCAAGGTGTGCCTGTTGATAAAGTGGTGATCGCATCATCCGCCAGCGCTGCTGCTCCCGCTCCGCTCCCCTCAATGCTGCAGCCGACGTCAGTGCTCGTTAAAACTCCTGCTACAG catcaaGTGACTTACAGGTATTCTCAGGAGGCCAAGGGCCAGCTGGAGCAATGGTGAATCAGACTGTCACTCCTGCCAGCCTTACTCAGCCTGTACAG GTTCAGCCAAAGCCAGGAGTGATCAGCTCAGTGGGGGGGATGACTCTGGGGAAAGGTGGGATGCAGATACAGGTGTTGGGAGGTAACCTGACTCAAatgcctgctccacagcccccAGCTCCCGTGCAAACTCAG ACGACAACAATGAAAATGCCTTTCAGTGCAGAGCCCAGTAAAGAAGCCAG GATGCTTGAACAGCTAAGAAAACATCAGGGTTCAGCGCTTCATCCAAACTACAGTGCTCCTTTCCACTCTTTCGAGGACACACTGCACAGACTGCTGCCTTACCATCTCTACCAGGGAACTGCCAACTCTTCTCAAGACTATCAAAGAG TGGATGATGAGTTTGAGAGGGTCTCATGCCAGCTGTTGAAAAGGACCCAGGCCATGCTGGATAAATATCGTTACTTGCTCTTTGCGGAGTCAAAA CAGAGACTGGGCCCCTCGGCAGAGATGGTGATGATCGACCGGATGTTCattcaggaggagaagatcgcTTTAAATCAGGACAAGGTTCTGGCCAAGGAGAGACCAG AGGAGTTTGTGGCAAACGTGCGAATGTTGGAGAGCGTCCTCTCTCAAAAGAAATCATCACCTGCTGAACCCACGCCAGCGAGTACCGGcgtctcttctgctgctgctgctcctgcacccgCTGCCCCCGCCCCGGCCCCCCTCCCCAACGTTACCCCGAATCCTGCCCCCGCCCcgactccagctccagctccagctcccgcctccctgccccctgctgcttcagctcccCCTGCCGCCCCGTCCGTTTCCCCTTTCCCCCCAACCAAGCTGGTCATCAAgcagggagggggcggagcttctgtgtcctggtccagcagctgccccccgcctccagctgcagcagccaagCCGGCGACCGAACCCACCGGCCAGAGCTCCTCTTTCAGCCGTCCTCCATCAGCatcctcctcgttctcctcctcgGGCTCTAAAGCGGCGGCCGACGACGACGACGCCCTGCCGCAGCGAACCAGCAAGCCCCCCATTAAGACCTACGAGGCCCGCAGGAGAATCGGCTTGAAGTTGAAGATCAAGCAGGATCAGACTGGGTTCAGTAAGGTGGTCCACAACACTGCCTTAGATCCGGTGCACACACCTCAACCTCAGCCGAGCAGCCAGTCGGCGGCGCAGCAGCAGACTCAGCCGGAAGCCGCTGGACCACATGCAAAGCCCCGCCCTTTGTCGACCCCCCCTCCCTCGGTCATCAGAACTCAGTCCCCCGTATGCACTGCTTCATCCGGGTTATCGGTCACGATATCAACCTCTCAGTCTAACGCACCGTCGAGAGGCAGCAATCCCTCCAGCGCAGcgccatcctcctcctcctcctcctcctcctccacgcaGATGAACGGGACGCTGGATCACCACGACACGGCCGGGTTGAAACACAACCCCTCCTCCACTGCCACCCCCTCACAGACAACCTGCCGCCTGCCCCTCCGAAAGACCTACCGGGAAAACATCAGCCCCCGGGTCCGGCCCGGCGTCCCGGGCGGCGGCGACGAGAGTCTGTCCTACCCCAGAACCACGCCGTCGCCCCCCAGGCACGaggcctccacccctccctcagAGCGAACAGTGATAGCCAGCGTGAAGGTGGAGAAAAGAGACAGGGAGGCCCTGCACGCTCGCACGGAGGCGAGCCACGACGGGGGCCGCCTGGGCGGCGCCGTGCAGGGGCTGAGCGAAATGGACGAGGTCTTTAACCGCGGGATTAAAACCGCTCAACACCACCACCTCCCGCAGTTCCTCGACAGGGAGGGCGCCAAGGAGAGGGCGGAGGAGCACACAGACCAAGAGACAGATGTAAGTACTTTTAAAAGATTGAGCGGAAAAAATAGACACAGGGTGGGGGGGACGTTTAGGAtggaccagcatgcacctggGCCTCCGTCCCCGGAGTCCTCCTTCGCTCGAGACTCTTTGCTTCCTGCCAAACGTTGCAAGTCGGACTCTCCTGACATGGACAATGCCAGCTTCTCCAGCGGCAGCCCTCCGGACGACTCTCTGAACGAGCACCTGCAGTGCGCCATCGACAGCAtcctgaacctgcagcaggagccCTCGGCCCGCGGGCACCACATCAAAGGGGGCGGCAGGTCCCACCAACACCAAAGTCAGCGGGCGGGGGGCTCGGCGTCCTCGTCCCACAGGTctgcggccccgcccccttcctcGGCCTCTGCGTCGTCCTCGTTGGCCCAGCACCCTCAGGTCGGCGGCCGCGGCCACAACGGCAGCCTGGTGCCCCAGACTCAGAGCAGATAA